A single region of the Sus scrofa isolate TJ Tabasco breed Duroc chromosome 16, Sscrofa11.1, whole genome shotgun sequence genome encodes:
- the SLC12A7 gene encoding solute carrier family 12 member 7 isoform X3 yields the protein MWPCSTEAETRQDLRAEVRSPAFLRGALAGFWGDGGPREDSPFIGGAEADGGSVLEGRSMALFEEEMDSNPMVSSLLNKLANYTNLSQGVVEHEEDEDSRRREVKNPRMGTFIGVYLPCLQNILGVILFLRLTWIVGAAGVLESFLIVSMCCTCTMLTAISMSAIATNGVVPAGGSYYMISRSLGPEFGGAVGLCFYLGTTFAGSMYILGTIEIFLVTLGPSESGSSGVDGCGTARPVGLSSGARPCHADLGVPEPETEVTYISPSAAIVQAEAAGGEAAAMLHNMRVYGTGTLLLMALVVFVGVKYVNKLALVFLACVVLSILAIYAGVVKTAFHPPDVPVCLLGNRTLSRRGFDVCAKVHAASNGSTPTALWGLFCNSSAASSSCDPYFVQNNVTEVQGIPGVASGVLLDNLWSAYADKGAFVEKKGVASVPAPDESGAGGLPYVLADIMTYFTMLVGIYFPSVTGIMAGSNRSGDLRDAQKSIPTGTILAIATTSFIYLSCIVLFGACIEGVVLRDKFGEALQGNLVIGMLAWPSPWVIVIGSFFSTCGAGLQSLTGAPRLLQAIARDGIIPFLQVFGHGKANGEPTWALLLTALICETGILIASLDSVAPILSMFFLMCYMFVNLACALQTLLRTPNWRPRFKYYHWTLSFLGMSLCFALMFVCSWYYALFAMLVAGCIYKYIEYRGAEKEWGDGIRGLSLNAAHYALLRVEHGTPHTKNWRPQVLVLLNLDAEWRAKHPRLLSLTSQLKAGKGLTIVGSVLEGTFLDQHAEAQQAEENIRALMAAEKTKGFCQLVVSPSLRDGVSHLIQSAGLGAMRHNTVLMAWPAAWKQGDNPFSWKNFVDTVRDTTAAHQALLVAKNVDLFPQNQERFSDGHIDVWWIVHDGGLLMLLPFLLRQHKVWRRCRMRIFTVAQVDDNSIQMKKDLQTFLYHLRISAEVEVVEMVENDISAFTYEKTLMMEQRSQMLKQMQLSRTEREREAQLIHDRNTASHSAGAARTQAPPTPDKVQMTWTKEKLVAEKHRSKDASVSGFKDLFSLKPQWGHLNQSNVRRMHTAVKLNGVILDKSQDAQLVLLNMPGPPRNRQGDENYMEFLEVLTEGLNRVLLVRGSGREVVTIYS from the exons GAGATGGTGGCCCCAGGGAGGACAGCCCGTTCATCGGCGGCGCGGAGGCGGACGGAGGGAGCGTGTTGGAAGGAAGAAGCATGGCTCTCTTTGAG GAGGAAATGGACAGCAACCCCATGGTGTCCTCGCTGCTCAACAAGCTGGCCAATTACACCAACCTGAGCCAGGGCGTCGTGGAGCACGAGGAGGACGAGGACAGCCGGAGGCGGGAAGTCAAG AACCCCCGCATGGGCACCTTCATCGGCGTCTACCTGCCCTGCCTGCAGAACATCCTGGGCGTGATCCTCTTCCTGCGCCTGACGTGGATCGTGGGGGCGGCCGGCGTCCTGGAGTCCTTCCTCATCGtgtccatgtgctgcacctgc ACCATGCTGACCGCCATCTCCATGAGCGCCATCGCCACCAACGGCGTGGTCCCAG CTGGCGGCTCCTATTACATGATATCGCGGTCCCTGGGGCCCGAGTTCGGAGGGGCTGTGGGTCTCTGCTTCTACCTGGGCACCACCTTTGCGGGGTCCATGTACATTCTGGGGACCATTGAGATTTTTTTG GTGACGTTGGGGCCTTCTGAGTCGGGCTCGAGTGGCGTGGATGGCTGTGGAACCGCGAGGCCAGTGGGCCTGAGCTCAGGGGCACGGCCCTGCCACGCGGACCTTGGGGTCCCCGAACCGGAAACTgaagtg ACCTACATCTCGCCCAGCGCGGCCATCGTCCAGGCCGAGGCCGCGGGTGGCGAGGCCGCGGCCATGCTGCACAACATGCGCGTGTACGGGACGGGCACGCTGCTGCTCATGGCCCTGGTGGTCTTCGTGGGCGTCAAGTACGTCAACAAGCTGGCGCTGGTCTTCCTGGCCTGCGTCGTCCTGTCCATCCTCGCCATCTACGCCGGCGTCGTCAAGACGGCCTTCCACCCGCCCGACGTCCC GGTCTGTCTGCTGGGGAACCGCACGCTGTCCCGACGCGGCTTCGATGTCTGCGCCAAAGTCCACGCCGCCAGCAATGGCTCGACCCCCACTGCCCTCTGGGGCCTCTTCTGCAACAGCTCCGCAGCCAGCTCCTCCTGTGACCCGTATTTTGTGCAGAACAACGTCACGGAGGTCCAGGGCATTCCCGGCGTGGCCAGCGGCGTCCTCCTGG aTAACCTGTGGAGTGCCTACGCGGACAAGGGGGCGTTCGTGGAGAAGAAGGGCGTGGCCTCGGTGCCCGCACCGGACGAGAGCGGAGCCGGCGGGCTGCCCTACGTGCTCGCCGACATCATGACCTACTTCACCATGCTGGTTGGCATCTACTTTCCCTCCGTGACCG GCATCATGGCAGGCTCGAACCGGTCCGGGGACCTCAGGGACGCCCAGAAGTCCATCCCCACGGGCACCATCCTGGCCATCGCGACCACGTCTTTCATCT ACCTCTCCTGCATCGTGCTTTTCGGGGCCTGCATCGAGGGTGTGGTCTTACGAGATAA gttTGGGGAGGCCCTGCAGGGGAACCTTGTCATCGGCATGCTGGCCTGGCCGTCCCCCTGGGTCATTGTCATCGGCTCCTTCTTCTCCACCTGCGGGGCCGGCCTGCAGAGCCTGACGGGGGCCCCGCGCCTGCTGCAGGCCATCGCGCGGGACGGCATCATTCCCTTCCTCCAG GTGTTCGGCCACGGGAAGGCCAACGGGGAGCccacctgggccctgctgctCACGGCCCTCATCTGCGAGACCGGCATCCTCATCGCCTCCCTGGACAGCGTGGCCCCCATCCTCTCCAT GTTTTTCCTCATGTGCTACATGTTCGTGAACCTGGCCTGTGCTCTGCAGACCCTGCTGCGCACGCCCAACTGGCGCCCTCGCTTCAAGTATTACCACTG GACCCTCTCCTTCTTGGGCATGAGCCTGTGCTTCGCCCTGATGTTCGTGTGCTCCTGGTACTACGCCCTCTTCGCCATGCTCGTGGCCGGCTGCATCTACAAGTACATCGAGTACCGCGG GGCCGAGAAGGAGTGGGGCGACGGCATCCGGGGGCTGTCGCTGAACGCCGCCCACTACGCCCTGCTGCGCGTGGAGCATGGCACCCCCCACACCAAGAACTGGAG GCCGCAGGTGCTGGTGTTGCTGAACCTGGACGCCGAGTGGCGCGCGAAGCACCCCCGCCTGCTGTCGCTCACCTCGCAGCTCAAGGCCGGCAAGGGCCTGACCATCGTGGGCTCCGTGCTGGAGGGGACCTTCCTGGACCAACACGCAGAGGCCCAGCAGGccgaggag AACATCCGGGCCCTGATGGCGGCCGAGAAGACCAAGGGCTTCTGCCAGCTGGTGGTGTCCCCCAGCCTGCGCGACGGCGTGTCCCACCTGATCCAGTCGGCCGGCCTGGGGGCCATGCGGCACAACACGGTGCTCATGGCCTGGCCCGCAGCCTGGAAGCAGGGGGACAACCCCTTCTCCTGGAAGAACTTTGTTG ACACCGTGCGCGACACCACGGCGGCGCATCAGGCCCTGCTGGTGGCCAAGAACGTGGATCTGTTTCCGCAAAACCAGGAGCGCTTCAGCGACGGGCACATCGACGTGTGGTGGATCGTGCACGACGGGGGGCTGCTCATGCTGCTGCCCTTCCTGCTGCGGCAGCACAAG GTGTGGAGGCGCTGCCGCATGCGCATCTTCACGGTGGCCCAGGTGGACGACAACAGCATCCAGATGAAGAAGGACCTGCAGACGTTTCTGTACCACCTCCGGATCAGCGCCgaggtggaggtggtggagatg GTTGAAAACGACATCTCCGCGTTCACCTACGAGAAGACGCTGATGATGGAGCAGAGGTCCCAGATGCTGAAGCAGATGCAGCTGTCCCGGACAGAGCGCGAGAGGGAG GCTCagctgatccacgacaggaacacaGCGTCCCACTCCGCGGGGGCCGCCAGGACCCAGGCCCCGCCCACGCCAGACAAGGTGCAGATGACCTGGACTAAGGAGAAGCTGGTCGCCGAGAAGCATCGAAGCAAGGACGCCAGCGTGTCCGGGTTCAAGGACCTCTTCAGCCTGAAGCC ACAGTGGGGACACCT GAACCAGTCCAACGTGAGGAGGATGCACACGGCCGTCAAGCTCAACGGCGTCATCCTCGACAAGTCCCAGGACGCCCAGCTGGTCCTGCTGAACATGCCCGGGCCCCCCAGAAACCGCCAGGGGGACGAGAACT acatggagttcctggaggTCCTGACCGAGGGGCTGAACAGGGTCCTCCTGGTCAGAGGCAGCGGCCGCGAGGTGGTCACCATCTACTCCTAG
- the SLC12A7 gene encoding solute carrier family 12 member 7 isoform X4 — protein MEPPAGSPGDGGPREDSPFIGGAEADGGSVLEGRSMALFEEEMDSNPMVSSLLNKLANYTNLSQGVVEHEEDEDSRRREVKNPRMGTFIGVYLPCLQNILGVILFLRLTWIVGAAGVLESFLIVSMCCTCTMLTAISMSAIATNGVVPAGGSYYMISRSLGPEFGGAVGLCFYLGTTFAGSMYILGTIEIFLVTLGPSESGSSGVDGCGTARPVGLSSGARPCHADLGVPEPETEVTYISPSAAIVQAEAAGGEAAAMLHNMRVYGTGTLLLMALVVFVGVKYVNKLALVFLACVVLSILAIYAGVVKTAFHPPDVPVCLLGNRTLSRRGFDVCAKVHAASNGSTPTALWGLFCNSSAASSSCDPYFVQNNVTEVQGIPGVASGVLLDNLWSAYADKGAFVEKKGVASVPAPDESGAGGLPYVLADIMTYFTMLVGIYFPSVTGIMAGSNRSGDLRDAQKSIPTGTILAIATTSFIYLSCIVLFGACIEGVVLRDKFGEALQGNLVIGMLAWPSPWVIVIGSFFSTCGAGLQSLTGAPRLLQAIARDGIIPFLQVFGHGKANGEPTWALLLTALICETGILIASLDSVAPILSMFFLMCYMFVNLACALQTLLRTPNWRPRFKYYHWTLSFLGMSLCFALMFVCSWYYALFAMLVAGCIYKYIEYRGAEKEWGDGIRGLSLNAAHYALLRVEHGTPHTKNWRPQVLVLLNLDAEWRAKHPRLLSLTSQLKAGKGLTIVGSVLEGTFLDQHAEAQQAEENIRALMAAEKTKGFCQLVVSPSLRDGVSHLIQSAGLGAMRHNTVLMAWPAAWKQGDNPFSWKNFVDTVRDTTAAHQALLVAKNVDLFPQNQERFSDGHIDVWWIVHDGGLLMLLPFLLRQHKVWRRCRMRIFTVAQVDDNSIQMKKDLQTFLYHLRISAEVEVVEMVENDISAFTYEKTLMMEQRSQMLKQMQLSRTEREREAQLIHDRNTASHSAGAARTQAPPTPDKVQMTWTKEKLVAEKHRSKDASVSGFKDLFSLKPQWGHLNQSNVRRMHTAVKLNGVILDKSQDAQLVLLNMPGPPRNRQGDENYMEFLEVLTEGLNRVLLVRGSGREVVTIYS, from the exons GAGATGGTGGCCCCAGGGAGGACAGCCCGTTCATCGGCGGCGCGGAGGCGGACGGAGGGAGCGTGTTGGAAGGAAGAAGCATGGCTCTCTTTGAG GAGGAAATGGACAGCAACCCCATGGTGTCCTCGCTGCTCAACAAGCTGGCCAATTACACCAACCTGAGCCAGGGCGTCGTGGAGCACGAGGAGGACGAGGACAGCCGGAGGCGGGAAGTCAAG AACCCCCGCATGGGCACCTTCATCGGCGTCTACCTGCCCTGCCTGCAGAACATCCTGGGCGTGATCCTCTTCCTGCGCCTGACGTGGATCGTGGGGGCGGCCGGCGTCCTGGAGTCCTTCCTCATCGtgtccatgtgctgcacctgc ACCATGCTGACCGCCATCTCCATGAGCGCCATCGCCACCAACGGCGTGGTCCCAG CTGGCGGCTCCTATTACATGATATCGCGGTCCCTGGGGCCCGAGTTCGGAGGGGCTGTGGGTCTCTGCTTCTACCTGGGCACCACCTTTGCGGGGTCCATGTACATTCTGGGGACCATTGAGATTTTTTTG GTGACGTTGGGGCCTTCTGAGTCGGGCTCGAGTGGCGTGGATGGCTGTGGAACCGCGAGGCCAGTGGGCCTGAGCTCAGGGGCACGGCCCTGCCACGCGGACCTTGGGGTCCCCGAACCGGAAACTgaagtg ACCTACATCTCGCCCAGCGCGGCCATCGTCCAGGCCGAGGCCGCGGGTGGCGAGGCCGCGGCCATGCTGCACAACATGCGCGTGTACGGGACGGGCACGCTGCTGCTCATGGCCCTGGTGGTCTTCGTGGGCGTCAAGTACGTCAACAAGCTGGCGCTGGTCTTCCTGGCCTGCGTCGTCCTGTCCATCCTCGCCATCTACGCCGGCGTCGTCAAGACGGCCTTCCACCCGCCCGACGTCCC GGTCTGTCTGCTGGGGAACCGCACGCTGTCCCGACGCGGCTTCGATGTCTGCGCCAAAGTCCACGCCGCCAGCAATGGCTCGACCCCCACTGCCCTCTGGGGCCTCTTCTGCAACAGCTCCGCAGCCAGCTCCTCCTGTGACCCGTATTTTGTGCAGAACAACGTCACGGAGGTCCAGGGCATTCCCGGCGTGGCCAGCGGCGTCCTCCTGG aTAACCTGTGGAGTGCCTACGCGGACAAGGGGGCGTTCGTGGAGAAGAAGGGCGTGGCCTCGGTGCCCGCACCGGACGAGAGCGGAGCCGGCGGGCTGCCCTACGTGCTCGCCGACATCATGACCTACTTCACCATGCTGGTTGGCATCTACTTTCCCTCCGTGACCG GCATCATGGCAGGCTCGAACCGGTCCGGGGACCTCAGGGACGCCCAGAAGTCCATCCCCACGGGCACCATCCTGGCCATCGCGACCACGTCTTTCATCT ACCTCTCCTGCATCGTGCTTTTCGGGGCCTGCATCGAGGGTGTGGTCTTACGAGATAA gttTGGGGAGGCCCTGCAGGGGAACCTTGTCATCGGCATGCTGGCCTGGCCGTCCCCCTGGGTCATTGTCATCGGCTCCTTCTTCTCCACCTGCGGGGCCGGCCTGCAGAGCCTGACGGGGGCCCCGCGCCTGCTGCAGGCCATCGCGCGGGACGGCATCATTCCCTTCCTCCAG GTGTTCGGCCACGGGAAGGCCAACGGGGAGCccacctgggccctgctgctCACGGCCCTCATCTGCGAGACCGGCATCCTCATCGCCTCCCTGGACAGCGTGGCCCCCATCCTCTCCAT GTTTTTCCTCATGTGCTACATGTTCGTGAACCTGGCCTGTGCTCTGCAGACCCTGCTGCGCACGCCCAACTGGCGCCCTCGCTTCAAGTATTACCACTG GACCCTCTCCTTCTTGGGCATGAGCCTGTGCTTCGCCCTGATGTTCGTGTGCTCCTGGTACTACGCCCTCTTCGCCATGCTCGTGGCCGGCTGCATCTACAAGTACATCGAGTACCGCGG GGCCGAGAAGGAGTGGGGCGACGGCATCCGGGGGCTGTCGCTGAACGCCGCCCACTACGCCCTGCTGCGCGTGGAGCATGGCACCCCCCACACCAAGAACTGGAG GCCGCAGGTGCTGGTGTTGCTGAACCTGGACGCCGAGTGGCGCGCGAAGCACCCCCGCCTGCTGTCGCTCACCTCGCAGCTCAAGGCCGGCAAGGGCCTGACCATCGTGGGCTCCGTGCTGGAGGGGACCTTCCTGGACCAACACGCAGAGGCCCAGCAGGccgaggag AACATCCGGGCCCTGATGGCGGCCGAGAAGACCAAGGGCTTCTGCCAGCTGGTGGTGTCCCCCAGCCTGCGCGACGGCGTGTCCCACCTGATCCAGTCGGCCGGCCTGGGGGCCATGCGGCACAACACGGTGCTCATGGCCTGGCCCGCAGCCTGGAAGCAGGGGGACAACCCCTTCTCCTGGAAGAACTTTGTTG ACACCGTGCGCGACACCACGGCGGCGCATCAGGCCCTGCTGGTGGCCAAGAACGTGGATCTGTTTCCGCAAAACCAGGAGCGCTTCAGCGACGGGCACATCGACGTGTGGTGGATCGTGCACGACGGGGGGCTGCTCATGCTGCTGCCCTTCCTGCTGCGGCAGCACAAG GTGTGGAGGCGCTGCCGCATGCGCATCTTCACGGTGGCCCAGGTGGACGACAACAGCATCCAGATGAAGAAGGACCTGCAGACGTTTCTGTACCACCTCCGGATCAGCGCCgaggtggaggtggtggagatg GTTGAAAACGACATCTCCGCGTTCACCTACGAGAAGACGCTGATGATGGAGCAGAGGTCCCAGATGCTGAAGCAGATGCAGCTGTCCCGGACAGAGCGCGAGAGGGAG GCTCagctgatccacgacaggaacacaGCGTCCCACTCCGCGGGGGCCGCCAGGACCCAGGCCCCGCCCACGCCAGACAAGGTGCAGATGACCTGGACTAAGGAGAAGCTGGTCGCCGAGAAGCATCGAAGCAAGGACGCCAGCGTGTCCGGGTTCAAGGACCTCTTCAGCCTGAAGCC ACAGTGGGGACACCT GAACCAGTCCAACGTGAGGAGGATGCACACGGCCGTCAAGCTCAACGGCGTCATCCTCGACAAGTCCCAGGACGCCCAGCTGGTCCTGCTGAACATGCCCGGGCCCCCCAGAAACCGCCAGGGGGACGAGAACT acatggagttcctggaggTCCTGACCGAGGGGCTGAACAGGGTCCTCCTGGTCAGAGGCAGCGGCCGCGAGGTGGTCACCATCTACTCCTAG
- the SLC12A7 gene encoding solute carrier family 12 member 7 isoform X6 → MPTNFTVVPVEARADGGQDEAAEQTEAPGPPEGAEPDCSNPGDGGPREDSPFIGGAEADGGSVLEGRSMALFEEEMDSNPMVSSLLNKLANYTNLSQGVVEHEEDEDSRRREVKNPRMGTFIGVYLPCLQNILGVILFLRLTWIVGAAGVLESFLIVSMCCTCTMLTAISMSAIATNGVVPAGGSYYMISRSLGPEFGGAVGLCFYLGTTFAGSMYILGTIEIFLTYISPSAAIVQAEAAGGEAAAMLHNMRVYGTGTLLLMALVVFVGVKYVNKLALVFLACVVLSILAIYAGVVKTAFHPPDVPVCLLGNRTLSRRGFDVCAKVHAASNGSTPTALWGLFCNSSAASSSCDPYFVQNNVTEVQGIPGVASGVLLDNLWSAYADKGAFVEKKGVASVPAPDESGAGGLPYVLADIMTYFTMLVGIYFPSVTGIMAGSNRSGDLRDAQKSIPTGTILAIATTSFIYLSCIVLFGACIEGVVLRDKFGEALQGNLVIGMLAWPSPWVIVIGSFFSTCGAGLQSLTGAPRLLQAIARDGIIPFLQVFGHGKANGEPTWALLLTALICETGILIASLDSVAPILSMFFLMCYMFVNLACALQTLLRTPNWRPRFKYYHWTLSFLGMSLCFALMFVCSWYYALFAMLVAGCIYKYIEYRGAEKEWGDGIRGLSLNAAHYALLRVEHGTPHTKNWRPQVLVLLNLDAEWRAKHPRLLSLTSQLKAGKGLTIVGSVLEGTFLDQHAEAQQAEENIRALMAAEKTKGFCQLVVSPSLRDGVSHLIQSAGLGAMRHNTVLMAWPAAWKQGDNPFSWKNFVDTVRDTTAAHQALLVAKNVDLFPQNQERFSDGHIDVWWIVHDGGLLMLLPFLLRQHKVWRRCRMRIFTVAQVDDNSIQMKKDLQTFLYHLRISAEVEVVEMVENDISAFTYEKTLMMEQRSQMLKQMQLSRTEREREAQLIHDRNTASHSAGAARTQAPPTPDKVQMTWTKEKLVAEKHRSKDASVSGFKDLFSLKPNQSNVRRMHTAVKLNGVILDKSQDAQLVLLNMPGPPRNRQGDENYMEFLEVLTEGLNRVLLVRGSGREVVTIYS, encoded by the exons GAGATGGTGGCCCCAGGGAGGACAGCCCGTTCATCGGCGGCGCGGAGGCGGACGGAGGGAGCGTGTTGGAAGGAAGAAGCATGGCTCTCTTTGAG GAGGAAATGGACAGCAACCCCATGGTGTCCTCGCTGCTCAACAAGCTGGCCAATTACACCAACCTGAGCCAGGGCGTCGTGGAGCACGAGGAGGACGAGGACAGCCGGAGGCGGGAAGTCAAG AACCCCCGCATGGGCACCTTCATCGGCGTCTACCTGCCCTGCCTGCAGAACATCCTGGGCGTGATCCTCTTCCTGCGCCTGACGTGGATCGTGGGGGCGGCCGGCGTCCTGGAGTCCTTCCTCATCGtgtccatgtgctgcacctgc ACCATGCTGACCGCCATCTCCATGAGCGCCATCGCCACCAACGGCGTGGTCCCAG CTGGCGGCTCCTATTACATGATATCGCGGTCCCTGGGGCCCGAGTTCGGAGGGGCTGTGGGTCTCTGCTTCTACCTGGGCACCACCTTTGCGGGGTCCATGTACATTCTGGGGACCATTGAGATTTTTTTG ACCTACATCTCGCCCAGCGCGGCCATCGTCCAGGCCGAGGCCGCGGGTGGCGAGGCCGCGGCCATGCTGCACAACATGCGCGTGTACGGGACGGGCACGCTGCTGCTCATGGCCCTGGTGGTCTTCGTGGGCGTCAAGTACGTCAACAAGCTGGCGCTGGTCTTCCTGGCCTGCGTCGTCCTGTCCATCCTCGCCATCTACGCCGGCGTCGTCAAGACGGCCTTCCACCCGCCCGACGTCCC GGTCTGTCTGCTGGGGAACCGCACGCTGTCCCGACGCGGCTTCGATGTCTGCGCCAAAGTCCACGCCGCCAGCAATGGCTCGACCCCCACTGCCCTCTGGGGCCTCTTCTGCAACAGCTCCGCAGCCAGCTCCTCCTGTGACCCGTATTTTGTGCAGAACAACGTCACGGAGGTCCAGGGCATTCCCGGCGTGGCCAGCGGCGTCCTCCTGG aTAACCTGTGGAGTGCCTACGCGGACAAGGGGGCGTTCGTGGAGAAGAAGGGCGTGGCCTCGGTGCCCGCACCGGACGAGAGCGGAGCCGGCGGGCTGCCCTACGTGCTCGCCGACATCATGACCTACTTCACCATGCTGGTTGGCATCTACTTTCCCTCCGTGACCG GCATCATGGCAGGCTCGAACCGGTCCGGGGACCTCAGGGACGCCCAGAAGTCCATCCCCACGGGCACCATCCTGGCCATCGCGACCACGTCTTTCATCT ACCTCTCCTGCATCGTGCTTTTCGGGGCCTGCATCGAGGGTGTGGTCTTACGAGATAA gttTGGGGAGGCCCTGCAGGGGAACCTTGTCATCGGCATGCTGGCCTGGCCGTCCCCCTGGGTCATTGTCATCGGCTCCTTCTTCTCCACCTGCGGGGCCGGCCTGCAGAGCCTGACGGGGGCCCCGCGCCTGCTGCAGGCCATCGCGCGGGACGGCATCATTCCCTTCCTCCAG GTGTTCGGCCACGGGAAGGCCAACGGGGAGCccacctgggccctgctgctCACGGCCCTCATCTGCGAGACCGGCATCCTCATCGCCTCCCTGGACAGCGTGGCCCCCATCCTCTCCAT GTTTTTCCTCATGTGCTACATGTTCGTGAACCTGGCCTGTGCTCTGCAGACCCTGCTGCGCACGCCCAACTGGCGCCCTCGCTTCAAGTATTACCACTG GACCCTCTCCTTCTTGGGCATGAGCCTGTGCTTCGCCCTGATGTTCGTGTGCTCCTGGTACTACGCCCTCTTCGCCATGCTCGTGGCCGGCTGCATCTACAAGTACATCGAGTACCGCGG GGCCGAGAAGGAGTGGGGCGACGGCATCCGGGGGCTGTCGCTGAACGCCGCCCACTACGCCCTGCTGCGCGTGGAGCATGGCACCCCCCACACCAAGAACTGGAG GCCGCAGGTGCTGGTGTTGCTGAACCTGGACGCCGAGTGGCGCGCGAAGCACCCCCGCCTGCTGTCGCTCACCTCGCAGCTCAAGGCCGGCAAGGGCCTGACCATCGTGGGCTCCGTGCTGGAGGGGACCTTCCTGGACCAACACGCAGAGGCCCAGCAGGccgaggag AACATCCGGGCCCTGATGGCGGCCGAGAAGACCAAGGGCTTCTGCCAGCTGGTGGTGTCCCCCAGCCTGCGCGACGGCGTGTCCCACCTGATCCAGTCGGCCGGCCTGGGGGCCATGCGGCACAACACGGTGCTCATGGCCTGGCCCGCAGCCTGGAAGCAGGGGGACAACCCCTTCTCCTGGAAGAACTTTGTTG ACACCGTGCGCGACACCACGGCGGCGCATCAGGCCCTGCTGGTGGCCAAGAACGTGGATCTGTTTCCGCAAAACCAGGAGCGCTTCAGCGACGGGCACATCGACGTGTGGTGGATCGTGCACGACGGGGGGCTGCTCATGCTGCTGCCCTTCCTGCTGCGGCAGCACAAG GTGTGGAGGCGCTGCCGCATGCGCATCTTCACGGTGGCCCAGGTGGACGACAACAGCATCCAGATGAAGAAGGACCTGCAGACGTTTCTGTACCACCTCCGGATCAGCGCCgaggtggaggtggtggagatg GTTGAAAACGACATCTCCGCGTTCACCTACGAGAAGACGCTGATGATGGAGCAGAGGTCCCAGATGCTGAAGCAGATGCAGCTGTCCCGGACAGAGCGCGAGAGGGAG GCTCagctgatccacgacaggaacacaGCGTCCCACTCCGCGGGGGCCGCCAGGACCCAGGCCCCGCCCACGCCAGACAAGGTGCAGATGACCTGGACTAAGGAGAAGCTGGTCGCCGAGAAGCATCGAAGCAAGGACGCCAGCGTGTCCGGGTTCAAGGACCTCTTCAGCCTGAAGCC GAACCAGTCCAACGTGAGGAGGATGCACACGGCCGTCAAGCTCAACGGCGTCATCCTCGACAAGTCCCAGGACGCCCAGCTGGTCCTGCTGAACATGCCCGGGCCCCCCAGAAACCGCCAGGGGGACGAGAACT acatggagttcctggaggTCCTGACCGAGGGGCTGAACAGGGTCCTCCTGGTCAGAGGCAGCGGCCGCGAGGTGGTCACCATCTACTCCTAG